Proteins encoded together in one Myxococcales bacterium window:
- a CDS encoding rhodanese-like domain-containing protein: MLVGLSPIDLERDRSLVLVDIRPLDERVSELGFIPGSISLYLGDDLRAFAGKLSLLSSEGPVVLSCVSGRRSGDAIRALEPLLGTTMHLEGGLLAWGATGFPMCYPEPHGPPVHDLAQELRSAFLAELVELALDRDDLDPMAAYERIHAATGVRPGEVTARTPLTTRRTLVDRAAATLRALGGDSERIGAFVLRLFPMR; the protein is encoded by the coding sequence ATGCTGGTCGGGCTCTCTCCGATCGACCTCGAGCGCGATCGATCGCTCGTGCTCGTCGATATTCGCCCCCTCGACGAGCGTGTCTCGGAGCTCGGGTTCATCCCCGGCTCCATCTCGCTCTACCTCGGCGACGACCTCCGCGCGTTCGCCGGCAAGCTGTCCCTCCTCTCGAGCGAGGGGCCCGTCGTGCTCTCGTGCGTCAGCGGACGACGCAGCGGAGACGCGATTCGGGCCCTCGAGCCGCTCCTCGGCACCACGATGCACCTCGAGGGCGGCCTCCTCGCGTGGGGCGCGACCGGGTTCCCCATGTGTTACCCGGAGCCGCACGGCCCGCCCGTCCACGACTTGGCGCAAGAGCTCCGCTCGGCGTTCTTGGCCGAGCTCGTGGAGCTCGCGCTCGACCGCGACGACCTCGACCCGATGGCCGCGTACGAGCGCATCCACGCGGCCACCGGGGTTCGTCCCGGAGAGGTCACCGCGCGCACGCCGCTCACCACGCGGCGCACGCTCGTCGACCGAGCCGCGGCTACGCTACGGGCGCTCGGGGGCGACAGCGAGCGCATCGGGGCCTTCGTACTGCGCCTCTTCCCGATGCGTTGA
- a CDS encoding sulfurtransferase TusA family protein, producing the protein MTQTIDCRGQKCPEPVLRTARAARQLSNVGGTFEVLADDDAFPADVRSWCRSSGATLVALDDVSGAHRAVIQVLKKHDATPTSPATPGAIAQSTVLDCRGKQCPEPVLTIARHARTTPGPVEVLADDEAFGADVEAWCRSAGASLVSLVREGATFRARLEIPAGSSRAPASTVGKVPSAPPGAITTLDCRGKQCPEPVLALARFARGNPGAEVEIMADDPAFPADVESYCRSSGATELLRSQEGPVLRVRLRTAKRIGAAALTPTPPPAQVAMVPVAAPRSTEGPSARFDFTAMSGAMALAEAERVATLGSGLLAELVLPDGPTAQAVLKTFSARGHEIVELTVGAPSRLVARLTGTSTGLAVRTDGPECTLLVLHNDLEVLLAALIVANGAAAAGMKVMIFFTFWGLNTLRGDRPNRDAEHGKVSFFQWVFKKLMPRGPRKMALGQLNFGGMGSAILGGIMRKQNVSELPSLLASAEDLGVRFVACTMSMGVMGITKRDLHPYKNLEFAGVATFVDAAKTSKMSLVF; encoded by the coding sequence ATGACCCAGACCATCGACTGCCGGGGCCAAAAGTGCCCCGAGCCCGTGCTCCGTACTGCCCGCGCCGCCCGCCAGCTCTCGAACGTCGGGGGGACGTTCGAGGTGCTCGCCGACGACGACGCCTTCCCCGCCGACGTGCGCTCGTGGTGCCGAAGCTCCGGGGCGACGCTCGTCGCGCTCGACGACGTCTCGGGCGCGCATCGCGCCGTGATCCAGGTTCTCAAGAAGCACGACGCGACGCCCACGTCTCCTGCGACGCCCGGGGCCATCGCGCAGTCCACCGTGCTCGACTGCCGCGGCAAACAATGCCCCGAACCGGTGCTGACCATCGCGCGGCACGCCCGCACCACCCCCGGCCCCGTCGAGGTGCTCGCCGACGACGAGGCGTTCGGCGCCGACGTGGAGGCGTGGTGCAGGAGCGCAGGCGCGAGCCTCGTCTCGCTCGTCCGCGAAGGGGCGACGTTTCGCGCCAGGCTCGAGATCCCCGCGGGCTCGTCGAGGGCGCCGGCGTCGACCGTCGGGAAGGTGCCGAGCGCGCCCCCGGGGGCCATCACGACCCTCGATTGCCGCGGAAAACAGTGCCCCGAGCCCGTGCTCGCCCTCGCGCGGTTCGCCCGCGGGAACCCCGGCGCCGAGGTCGAGATCATGGCCGACGATCCCGCCTTCCCGGCCGACGTCGAGTCGTACTGCCGGTCGTCGGGCGCGACGGAGCTCCTGCGCTCGCAAGAGGGGCCGGTCCTGCGCGTACGTCTGCGCACGGCGAAGCGCATCGGGGCCGCAGCGCTCACGCCGACGCCCCCTCCCGCACAAGTCGCCATGGTGCCGGTGGCCGCCCCACGTTCGACCGAGGGCCCTTCGGCGCGCTTCGACTTCACCGCGATGAGCGGTGCCATGGCGCTCGCCGAGGCCGAGCGCGTCGCCACCCTCGGGTCCGGCCTACTCGCCGAGCTCGTCTTGCCCGACGGACCGACGGCTCAAGCCGTGCTGAAGACCTTCTCGGCGCGCGGGCACGAGATCGTCGAGCTCACGGTCGGCGCGCCCTCGCGGCTCGTCGCTCGGCTCACGGGCACGAGCACTGGCCTCGCCGTACGCACCGACGGGCCCGAGTGCACGCTCCTCGTGCTCCACAACGATCTCGAGGTCTTGCTCGCGGCGCTGATCGTCGCGAACGGGGCCGCGGCCGCCGGCATGAAGGTCATGATTTTCTTCACCTTTTGGGGGCTCAACACCCTCCGAGGGGATCGCCCGAACCGCGACGCCGAGCACGGCAAGGTCTCGTTCTTCCAGTGGGTCTTCAAGAAGCTCATGCCGCGTGGGCCGCGCAAGATGGCGCTCGGCCAGCTCAACTTCGGCGGCATGGGCTCCGCGATCCTGGGAGGGATCATGCGAAAGCAGAACGTCTCCGAGCTCCCCTCGCTGCTCGCGTCGGCCGAGGACCTCGGGGTGCGCTTCGTGGCGTGCACGATGAGTATGGGCGTCATGGGCATCACCAAGCGCGATCTCCACCCGTACAAGAACCTCGAGTTCGCGGGCGTCGCCACGTTCGTCGACGCCGCGAAGACGAGCAAGATGAGCCTCGTGTTCTGA